A section of the Mycobacterium sp. 3519A genome encodes:
- the marP gene encoding acid resistance serine protease MarP — protein MTSSQWLDLAVLAIAFVAAISGWRSGALGSLLSFVGVVLGAVAGVLLAPHIVSHISGPRTKLFVTLFLILALVVIGEIAGVVLGRAVRGALRNRALRTFDSIIGVGLQLVAVLVAAWMLATPLTSSDQPNLAAAVRGSKVLAQVDEVAPSWLKSVPTRLSALLDTSGLPDVLSEYGRTPIIAVDAPDAALANDAVVAASRPSVVKIRGVAPSCQKVLEGTGFVVGPNRVMSNAHVVAGSDSVTVEVDGQTYDASVVSYDPEADISILDVPNLPSQPLQFAEGAAPTGTDAIVMGYPGGGDFVATPARVREIIELNGPDIYRSATVTREVYTIRGTVRQGNSGGPMINRSGQVLGVVFGAAVDDADTGFVLTAKEVSRQMAKIGNTERVPTGTCVGGA, from the coding sequence ATGACATCGTCACAGTGGCTTGACCTCGCCGTCCTCGCGATCGCGTTCGTGGCCGCCATCTCCGGGTGGCGCTCGGGCGCGCTCGGCTCGCTGCTGTCCTTCGTCGGTGTGGTGCTGGGCGCGGTCGCCGGGGTGCTGCTTGCCCCGCACATCGTCTCCCACATCAGCGGGCCGCGCACCAAGCTGTTCGTGACGTTGTTCTTGATCCTCGCGCTGGTGGTGATCGGTGAGATCGCCGGGGTGGTGCTCGGTCGCGCGGTCCGCGGTGCGCTGCGCAACCGCGCGCTGCGCACCTTCGACTCGATCATCGGTGTCGGCCTGCAACTGGTCGCCGTGCTGGTGGCCGCGTGGATGCTGGCCACCCCGCTGACGTCCTCGGATCAGCCGAACCTGGCCGCCGCGGTGCGCGGCTCGAAGGTGCTCGCCCAGGTGGATGAGGTGGCGCCCAGTTGGCTGAAGTCCGTGCCGACGCGGCTGTCGGCCCTGCTCGACACATCCGGGCTGCCCGACGTGCTCTCGGAGTACGGCCGCACCCCGATCATCGCGGTCGACGCGCCGGACGCCGCGCTGGCCAACGACGCCGTGGTCGCCGCCAGTAGGCCCAGCGTCGTCAAGATCCGCGGAGTCGCACCCAGCTGCCAAAAGGTGTTGGAAGGCACCGGTTTCGTGGTCGGACCCAATCGGGTGATGTCCAACGCGCACGTGGTGGCGGGCTCCGACAGCGTCACGGTCGAGGTCGACGGCCAGACGTACGACGCGAGCGTGGTGTCCTACGATCCCGAAGCCGACATCTCGATCCTCGACGTGCCGAATCTGCCGTCGCAGCCGCTGCAGTTCGCCGAGGGTGCCGCGCCGACGGGCACCGACGCGATCGTGATGGGGTATCCGGGCGGCGGCGACTTCGTCGCCACCCCGGCCCGCGTTCGCGAGATCATCGAACTCAACGGCCCCGACATCTACCGCTCCGCGACCGTGACCCGCGAGGTGTATACGATCAGAGGGACTGTGCGGCAAGGGAATTCGGGCGGTCCGATGATCAACCGGTCGGGCCAGGTGCTCGGCGTGGTGTTCGGTGCCGCCGTCGACGACGCCGACACCGGCTTCGTGCTGACCGCCAAGGAAGTCTCCAGGCAGATGGCGAAGATCGGCAACACCGAACGCGTCCCGACGGGCACCTGCGTCGGCGGCGCTTAG
- a CDS encoding S1 family peptidase, giving the protein MRTSVRCLTVSAVIAALCALVVPSAHADGLVPLGGGSGIVIEGDTFCTLTAIGNDNRGNLVGFTSAHCGGPGERVSAEGQDAAGVLGTMVAGNDVLDYAVIQFDPQKVQPVNNVNGFQIDGLGPDPVFGDIACKLGRTTGYSCGVTWGPGEQPGTIVNQVCGQPGDSGAPVTVNNRLVGMIHGAFSEELPTCVVKYIPLHTPAVTMSFNTQLADITAKNRPGSGFVPVGASAS; this is encoded by the coding sequence TTGAGGACCAGCGTCCGCTGCCTGACGGTGTCCGCGGTGATCGCGGCGCTGTGCGCGCTCGTGGTCCCGTCCGCTCACGCCGACGGGTTGGTGCCGCTGGGCGGCGGCTCGGGCATCGTCATCGAGGGCGACACATTCTGCACGCTCACCGCGATCGGCAACGACAATCGCGGCAACCTGGTCGGCTTCACCTCCGCGCACTGCGGCGGACCAGGGGAACGGGTGTCGGCCGAAGGACAGGATGCCGCCGGGGTGCTCGGCACCATGGTGGCAGGCAACGACGTGCTGGACTATGCGGTGATTCAGTTCGACCCGCAGAAGGTGCAGCCGGTCAACAACGTCAACGGTTTCCAGATCGACGGCCTCGGCCCGGATCCGGTGTTCGGCGACATCGCATGCAAACTCGGCCGCACGACCGGCTATTCGTGCGGGGTGACGTGGGGGCCGGGGGAGCAGCCCGGCACGATCGTCAACCAGGTGTGCGGCCAGCCCGGTGACTCCGGTGCGCCGGTGACCGTCAACAACCGGCTGGTCGGCATGATCCACGGCGCCTTCAGCGAGGAATTGCCAACGTGCGTCGTGAAATACATCCCGCTGCATACGCCGGCGGTGACGATGTCGTTCAACACGCAGTTGGCCGACATCACCGCGAAGAACCGACCGGGCTCAGGCTTCGTCCCGGTCGGCGCCTCGGCTTCTTGA
- a CDS encoding alpha/beta fold hydrolase, whose amino-acid sequence MAPPDPSVVRIDGPWRHLEVHANGIRFHVVEAESAQAAKAPVTDRPLVILLHGFGSFWWSWRHQLRGLSGARVVAVDLRGYGGSDKPPRGYDGWTLAGDTAGLVRALGHKAATLVGHADGGLVCWATSVLHPRMVRAIALVSSPHPVALRASTLTRRDQGGALLPSMLRYQVPMWPERSLTRKDGEELERLVRSRASDKWLASEDFSETIGHMRRAIQIPSAAHSALEYQRWAVRSQLRGEGRRFMRSMKRPLAVPVLHMRGDADPYVLADPVYRTQHYAPHGRYVSIGGAGHFGHEEAPEPVNEQLSRFLKQVYG is encoded by the coding sequence ATGGCCCCGCCCGACCCGTCGGTGGTCCGCATCGACGGTCCCTGGCGGCATCTCGAGGTGCACGCCAACGGGATTCGCTTCCATGTCGTGGAGGCGGAGTCGGCTCAAGCGGCGAAGGCTCCGGTCACGGACAGGCCGCTGGTGATTCTGTTGCACGGCTTCGGATCATTCTGGTGGTCCTGGCGCCATCAATTACGCGGGCTGTCCGGTGCCCGGGTGGTCGCGGTCGACCTGCGCGGCTACGGCGGCAGCGACAAACCGCCGCGCGGATACGACGGCTGGACGCTGGCGGGCGACACCGCAGGCCTGGTGCGCGCGCTGGGCCACAAGGCGGCAACGCTGGTCGGGCATGCCGACGGCGGGCTGGTGTGCTGGGCGACCTCGGTGCTGCACCCGCGGATGGTGAGGGCCATCGCCCTCGTCAGCTCACCGCATCCCGTCGCGCTGCGGGCGTCGACGCTGACCCGACGCGACCAGGGCGGCGCCCTGCTGCCGTCGATGCTGCGCTATCAAGTGCCGATGTGGCCCGAACGTTCGCTGACGCGCAAGGACGGCGAGGAGCTGGAGCGCCTGGTGCGCAGCAGGGCCAGCGACAAATGGCTTGCCTCAGAAGACTTTTCGGAGACGATCGGGCATATGCGGCGGGCCATCCAGATTCCGTCGGCCGCACACTCGGCGCTGGAATATCAACGCTGGGCGGTACGCAGCCAACTGCGCGGTGAGGGACGGCGGTTCATGCGTTCGATGAAGCGACCGCTGGCCGTACCTGTGCTGCACATGCGTGGCGACGCCGATCCGTACGTGCTGGCCGACCCGGTGTACCGAACCCAGCACTATGCGCCGCACGGACGTTACGTATCCATCGGCGGCGCAGGACATTTCGGCCACGAGGAAGCGCCTGAGCCGGTCAACGAGCAGCTGTCGAGGTTCCTGAAGCAGGTGTACGGCTAA
- a CDS encoding oxidoreductase, whose protein sequence is MTDPLAPLAELPGVAAAGDEAREALGRAHRHRVNLRGWPATAAEAALRAARASSVLDGGPLTLSEDGAADPVLAGALRVAEALEGGESSLVGVWQRAPLQAIARLHALAAADLADEDRLGRPRGDAEVGQRLALLADIVTGGTMVPAPVLAAVVHGELLTLAPFGTADGVVARAVSRLVTIASGLDPHGLGVPEMYWMQRSGDYRAAARGFASGTPDGLTAWLVLSAEALHAGAREALAIAKAQA, encoded by the coding sequence GTGACCGATCCGCTGGCCCCGTTGGCCGAGCTGCCCGGGGTGGCCGCCGCGGGTGACGAAGCCCGTGAGGCGCTGGGCCGCGCGCACCGCCATCGGGTCAACTTGCGTGGCTGGCCCGCGACCGCCGCGGAGGCCGCGCTGCGGGCCGCCCGCGCATCGTCGGTACTCGACGGCGGGCCACTGACACTGTCCGAAGACGGTGCGGCCGATCCCGTGCTGGCAGGCGCGTTGCGGGTGGCGGAGGCCCTGGAGGGCGGGGAGAGCTCGTTGGTGGGCGTGTGGCAGCGGGCGCCGCTGCAGGCCATCGCGCGGCTCCACGCATTGGCGGCGGCCGACCTGGCCGACGAGGACAGGCTCGGCAGGCCGCGCGGCGACGCCGAGGTCGGTCAGCGGCTGGCGCTGTTGGCAGACATCGTCACCGGCGGAACGATGGTCCCCGCCCCGGTGTTGGCCGCGGTGGTGCACGGGGAGTTGCTGACACTGGCGCCGTTCGGCACGGCCGACGGCGTGGTCGCGCGGGCGGTCTCACGGCTGGTGACGATCGCCAGTGGGCTCGATCCGCACGGCCTCGGGGTACCCGAGATGTATTGGATGCAGCGTTCCGGGGACTACCGGGCGGCGGCGCGAGGCTTCGCGTCGGGCACGCCGGACGGCCTGACGGCATGGCTGGTGTTGAGCGCCGAAGCGCTGCACGCCGGCGCGCGAGAAGCGTTGGCGATCGCAAAGGCTCAGGCGTGA
- a CDS encoding type II secretion system F family protein, translating into MSWAALLLAAALMLGADSRPLMRARAAPVSPRRRAAQIVDDPLATASSFDVFAACLRSGMAVSTAASATAASAPAPLARLLNRAADLLALGAEPAAAWTGADSRGADALMRLARRSASSGTALAQGVAELADQSRHQASAAANAAAERASVLIAGPLGLCYLPAFVCLGIVPVVAGLAGDVLRSGIV; encoded by the coding sequence ATGAGTTGGGCTGCTCTGCTTTTGGCGGCCGCGTTGATGTTGGGTGCCGATTCGCGGCCGCTGATGCGGGCACGGGCCGCTCCCGTCAGCCCGCGACGTCGGGCGGCGCAGATCGTCGACGATCCGTTGGCCACCGCGTCCAGTTTCGACGTGTTCGCGGCGTGCCTGCGTTCGGGGATGGCGGTGTCGACGGCGGCGTCGGCCACCGCGGCGTCGGCGCCCGCCCCGTTGGCGCGACTGCTCAACCGTGCCGCTGATCTGTTGGCGTTGGGCGCCGAGCCGGCGGCGGCGTGGACAGGCGCCGACAGCCGTGGCGCGGACGCGCTGATGCGGTTGGCTCGGCGCTCCGCGTCGTCGGGCACCGCGCTCGCGCAGGGCGTCGCGGAGTTGGCAGACCAGTCACGCCATCAGGCTTCTGCCGCGGCGAACGCCGCCGCCGAGCGGGCCTCGGTGTTGATCGCCGGTCCGCTGGGCCTGTGCTATCTGCCCGCGTTCGTGTGTTTGGGCATCGTGCCCGTGGTCGCCGGGTTGGCCGGTGACGTGTTGCGGTCGGGGATCGTGTGA
- a CDS encoding HAD-IB family hydrolase, whose protein sequence is MTASEQAADRAIAPQTTPTPGKPIRTAAFFDLDKTVIAKSSTLAFSKPFFDQGLINRRAVLKSTYAQFLFLMSGADHDQMDRMRSYITNMCAGWDVEQVKSIVNETLHDIVDPLVFAEAAELIADHKLCGRDVVVVSASGEEIVAPIARALGATHAMATRMVVEDGRYTGEIAFYCYGEGKVEAIRALAAREGYALEHCYAYSDSITDLPMLTTVGHPCVVNPDRALRKEAAARNWPVVNFSRPVSLRDRIPAPSGAAVATTAAVGVSALAAGALTYSLLRRFAF, encoded by the coding sequence GTGACCGCATCCGAGCAGGCGGCCGACCGGGCGATTGCACCGCAGACGACACCGACGCCCGGCAAACCAATTCGGACGGCCGCCTTCTTCGACCTCGACAAGACGGTCATTGCCAAATCCAGCACCCTGGCCTTCAGCAAACCTTTCTTCGACCAAGGGCTAATCAATCGGCGCGCAGTTCTCAAGTCGACTTACGCGCAGTTCCTATTCCTGATGTCGGGCGCCGATCACGATCAAATGGATCGAATGCGGTCGTACATCACCAATATGTGCGCCGGCTGGGATGTCGAACAGGTCAAGTCGATCGTCAACGAGACGCTGCACGACATCGTCGACCCGCTGGTGTTCGCCGAGGCCGCCGAGTTGATCGCCGATCACAAGCTGTGCGGCCGCGACGTGGTCGTGGTCTCGGCATCTGGTGAGGAGATCGTCGCGCCGATCGCGCGGGCGCTGGGCGCGACGCATGCCATGGCCACTCGGATGGTGGTCGAGGACGGCCGCTACACCGGGGAGATCGCGTTCTACTGCTACGGCGAGGGCAAGGTCGAAGCCATCCGGGCGCTGGCTGCCCGGGAGGGCTATGCGCTCGAGCATTGCTATGCCTACTCCGACTCGATCACCGATCTGCCGATGCTCACCACCGTCGGCCACCCATGCGTGGTGAACCCCGACCGCGCGCTGCGCAAAGAGGCCGCGGCCCGCAACTGGCCAGTGGTCAACTTCTCCAGACCGGTGTCGCTGCGCGATCGCATCCCGGCGCCGTCGGGAGCCGCCGTCGCAACCACCGCTGCGGTCGGGGTGAGCGCCCTCGCCGCGGGCGCGCTGACGTACTCGCTTCTGCGTCGCTTCGCATTCTGA
- the acs gene encoding acetate--CoA ligase, with protein MSDAHTEVQSVYPPSPEFAAAANATEEMYREAEQDRLAFWAKQANRLSWATPFDEVLDWSGAPFAKWFVGGKLNVAYNCVDRHVEAGNGDRVAIRWEGEPGDSREITYADLLAEVSKAANTLTDLGLVAGDRVAIYMPMLPEAIVAMLACARLGVLHSVVFAGFSSAALAARIEDAEARLVITSDGQYRRGQAVSLKESVDEAVKGQDSVEHVLVVRRTGIDTPWTDGRDLWWHDTVENASAEHTPEAFDSEHPLFLLYTSGTTGKPKGIMHTSGGFLTQASYTHYYVFDIKPETDVFWCTADIGWVTGHTYIVYGPLSNGATQVVYEGTPNSPNEHRHFEIIEKYGVTIYYTAPTLIRMFMKWGREIPDAHDLSSLRLLGSVGEPINPEAWRWYRDVFGANKTPVVDTWWQTETGAIMISPLPGLTAAKPGSAMQPLPGISAKIVDEEGNELVPGADEGEHVTGYLVLDQPWPSMLRGIWGDPERYKETYWSRYADKGWYFAGDGARVDSDGSIWLLGRIDDVMNVSGHRISTTEVESALVGHSGVAEAAVVGASDETTGQGICAFVILESHAKDNGNMVEELRNQVAKEIGKIARPREIHVVPELPKTRSGKIMRRLLRDVAEGRELGDTSTLVDPSVFEAIRASK; from the coding sequence ATGTCCGACGCGCACACCGAAGTTCAGTCCGTCTACCCGCCCTCACCAGAGTTCGCCGCTGCCGCAAATGCCACCGAGGAGATGTACCGCGAGGCCGAACAAGATCGGCTGGCGTTCTGGGCGAAACAGGCCAACCGGTTGTCCTGGGCCACGCCGTTCGACGAGGTGCTCGACTGGTCGGGCGCGCCTTTCGCGAAGTGGTTCGTCGGCGGCAAGCTCAACGTGGCCTACAACTGCGTCGACCGCCATGTCGAGGCGGGCAACGGCGATCGGGTGGCGATCCGATGGGAGGGTGAGCCCGGCGACAGCCGCGAGATCACGTATGCCGACCTGCTCGCCGAGGTGAGCAAGGCCGCCAACACGCTGACCGACCTCGGACTGGTCGCCGGCGATCGGGTGGCCATCTACATGCCGATGCTGCCGGAGGCGATCGTCGCGATGCTGGCCTGCGCCCGCCTCGGCGTGCTGCATTCGGTGGTGTTCGCCGGCTTCTCGTCGGCGGCGCTGGCGGCCCGCATCGAAGACGCCGAAGCCAGGCTGGTGATCACCTCCGACGGCCAGTACCGGCGCGGCCAAGCGGTGTCGCTCAAGGAGTCGGTCGACGAGGCCGTCAAGGGACAAGACTCCGTCGAGCACGTACTTGTGGTGCGCCGCACCGGAATTGACACACCATGGACCGACGGCCGCGATCTGTGGTGGCATGACACCGTCGAGAACGCCTCCGCCGAGCACACTCCTGAGGCGTTCGATTCCGAGCACCCGTTGTTCCTGCTGTACACGTCAGGCACCACCGGCAAGCCGAAGGGCATCATGCACACCTCCGGCGGCTTCCTGACGCAGGCCTCTTACACGCACTACTACGTCTTCGACATCAAGCCCGAGACCGACGTGTTTTGGTGCACAGCGGATATCGGTTGGGTCACCGGACACACCTACATCGTCTACGGCCCGCTGTCGAACGGCGCCACCCAGGTGGTGTACGAGGGAACCCCGAACTCGCCCAACGAGCACCGGCATTTCGAGATCATCGAAAAGTACGGTGTCACTATCTATTACACCGCCCCGACATTGATCCGGATGTTCATGAAGTGGGGCCGCGAGATCCCCGATGCCCACGATCTGTCCAGCCTGCGACTGCTCGGCAGCGTGGGTGAGCCGATCAACCCCGAGGCGTGGCGGTGGTATCGGGATGTCTTCGGCGCCAACAAGACTCCGGTGGTCGACACCTGGTGGCAGACCGAGACCGGCGCGATCATGATCTCGCCGCTGCCCGGGTTGACCGCGGCCAAGCCCGGATCGGCGATGCAGCCGTTGCCCGGCATCTCGGCAAAGATCGTCGACGAGGAGGGCAACGAGCTGGTGCCCGGCGCCGACGAGGGTGAACACGTCACCGGCTACCTGGTGCTGGATCAGCCGTGGCCGTCGATGTTGCGCGGCATCTGGGGCGACCCGGAGCGGTACAAGGAGACCTACTGGTCGCGATATGCCGACAAGGGCTGGTATTTCGCCGGCGACGGTGCCCGGGTCGACTCGGACGGTTCCATCTGGCTGCTGGGCCGCATCGACGACGTGATGAACGTGTCCGGCCACCGCATCTCGACCACGGAGGTGGAGTCCGCATTGGTCGGACACTCCGGCGTCGCCGAAGCAGCGGTGGTCGGCGCCTCGGATGAGACCACAGGGCAAGGCATTTGCGCGTTCGTGATCCTCGAATCGCACGCCAAGGACAACGGCAACATGGTCGAGGAGCTACGCAACCAGGTGGCCAAGGAGATCGGCAAGATCGCGCGGCCCCGCGAAATTCACGTCGTGCCGGAGTTGCCGAAGACGCGCAGCGGCAAGATCATGCGTCGACTGCTGCGCGACGTCGCCGAAGGGCGCGAACTCGGTGACACCTCGACGCTGGTGGACCCCAGCGTGTTCGAGGCGATCAGGGCAAGCAAGTAG
- a CDS encoding TadA family conjugal transfer-associated ATPase, with translation MSASLVDRVRERLAAESGPLRPNVVAAAIRAESGGVVGDSEVLSSLRVLQTELTGAGILEPLLRAEGTTDVLVTAPDAVWVDDGNGLRRSSIRFPDEAAVRRLAQRLALSAGRRLDEAQPWVDGQLTGLGTGKFSVRLHAVLPPIAAGGTCVSLRVLRPATQDLAALTRLGAIATEARSLLENIIAARLAFLISGGTGAGKTTLLSAVLGAVARTERIVCVEDAAELAPAHPHLVKLVARAANVEGVGEVTVRDLVRQALRMRPDRIVVGEVRGAEVADLLAALNTGHDGGAGTVHANSPSEVPARLEALAALGGLDRAALHSQLAAAVQVVLHVSRAPDGGRKLTEISVLRRGSDDRVRVVTAWHIDNGFGCGQEALVSLVRERGVL, from the coding sequence ATGAGCGCCTCGTTGGTCGACCGGGTCCGCGAGCGCCTGGCCGCGGAGTCCGGTCCGTTGCGGCCCAACGTGGTGGCCGCCGCGATCCGGGCGGAATCCGGCGGGGTGGTTGGTGACAGCGAGGTGCTGAGCAGCCTGCGCGTCCTGCAGACCGAATTGACCGGCGCAGGCATTCTGGAACCGTTGTTGCGCGCCGAGGGCACCACCGACGTGCTCGTCACCGCGCCCGACGCGGTCTGGGTCGACGACGGAAACGGATTGCGGCGCAGTTCGATTCGCTTCCCCGACGAAGCCGCTGTGCGCAGGCTGGCGCAGCGCCTCGCGCTGTCGGCGGGCAGGCGCCTCGACGAGGCGCAACCCTGGGTCGACGGCCAATTGACGGGGCTGGGCACCGGGAAGTTCAGCGTCCGACTGCATGCGGTACTGCCGCCGATCGCGGCGGGCGGAACCTGTGTGTCGCTGCGGGTGCTGCGCCCGGCCACCCAGGATCTCGCCGCGCTGACTCGCCTCGGCGCCATCGCCACCGAGGCTCGCTCGCTGCTGGAGAACATCATCGCGGCACGGTTGGCGTTCCTGATCTCCGGCGGAACGGGTGCAGGCAAGACCACACTCCTATCGGCCGTGCTGGGCGCCGTCGCCCGCACCGAACGCATCGTCTGTGTGGAGGACGCCGCCGAACTCGCGCCCGCGCATCCGCATCTGGTCAAGCTCGTCGCGCGCGCCGCCAACGTCGAGGGCGTGGGTGAGGTGACGGTCCGGGACCTGGTCAGACAGGCGTTGCGGATGCGGCCCGACCGGATCGTCGTCGGGGAGGTGCGCGGCGCTGAGGTGGCGGACTTGCTCGCCGCGCTCAACACCGGCCACGACGGCGGCGCGGGCACAGTGCACGCCAACAGCCCGTCGGAGGTGCCTGCGCGACTCGAGGCCTTGGCCGCCCTCGGCGGTCTGGACCGTGCGGCGTTGCACAGCCAGTTGGCCGCGGCCGTGCAGGTGGTATTACACGTCAGCCGGGCTCCTGATGGGGGGCGCAAGCTGACCGAGATTTCAGTGCTGCGACGCGGCAGTGACGACCGCGTCCGCGTCGTGACGGCGTGGCACATCGACAACGGATTTGGTTGCGGCCAAGAGGCATTGGTGTCGCTGGTGCGCGAAAGGGGAGTGCTGTGA
- the ssd gene encoding septum site-determining protein Ssd, giving the protein MTATTGVLALVADPSLRDDVDRVAAAVGLPVVHAADPSGRNAWSGAGAVVLDAPAARRCAQRALPRRGRVVLVVGADPHPGDYHAALAVGAAQVVTLPGGDGELMAQLADAAEDCRDDARRGAIIGVIAGRGGAGASVFSTALAQSAGADSDALLVDADPWGGGIDLVLGCERESGLRWPELALQGGRLNYSALRDALPQRHGVRVLSGGRAGIDIDAVPLSAVLDAGSRGGATVICDLPRRSTGAVEAVLDAADLVVVVTPADVRSCAAAAAIGPWVSTANPNAGVVVRGPSPGGLRPRDVAEIVELPLLATMRAEPRVADALERGGLRLRRRSPLAAAARRVLAVLHQRRVSAA; this is encoded by the coding sequence ATGACCGCAACCACCGGGGTCTTGGCGCTGGTCGCCGATCCTTCGCTACGAGACGACGTCGACCGCGTCGCGGCCGCCGTCGGCCTGCCCGTCGTGCACGCCGCCGACCCGTCCGGACGCAACGCATGGTCGGGTGCCGGCGCGGTCGTGCTCGATGCGCCCGCCGCCCGCAGGTGCGCACAGCGTGCTCTGCCCCGGCGCGGCCGCGTGGTGCTGGTGGTCGGTGCCGACCCCCACCCGGGCGACTATCACGCCGCGCTCGCCGTGGGCGCAGCTCAGGTCGTCACGCTGCCCGGCGGCGACGGTGAGCTGATGGCCCAACTGGCCGACGCCGCCGAAGACTGTCGAGACGACGCCCGACGTGGCGCCATCATCGGGGTGATCGCGGGGCGTGGCGGGGCAGGCGCATCGGTGTTCTCGACCGCGTTGGCCCAGTCGGCCGGCGCCGACTCCGATGCGCTGCTGGTCGACGCGGACCCGTGGGGCGGCGGAATCGATCTGGTGTTGGGCTGCGAACGCGAGTCGGGGCTGCGTTGGCCCGAGCTGGCGTTGCAAGGCGGCCGGCTGAACTACTCGGCGTTGCGGGATGCCTTGCCGCAACGCCACGGGGTGCGCGTGCTGTCCGGTGGACGCGCCGGGATCGATATCGACGCCGTGCCGCTGAGCGCAGTGCTCGATGCGGGCAGTCGCGGCGGCGCGACGGTGATCTGCGACCTGCCGCGGCGGTCGACCGGTGCTGTGGAGGCGGTGCTGGACGCGGCCGATCTCGTCGTCGTGGTCACCCCGGCGGACGTGCGGTCGTGCGCTGCCGCCGCGGCGATCGGTCCATGGGTGTCGACGGCGAATCCCAACGCGGGCGTCGTCGTTCGGGGACCGTCACCGGGCGGCCTGAGACCGCGCGATGTGGCGGAGATCGTCGAGTTGCCGTTGTTGGCGACGATGCGGGCGGAACCCCGGGTGGCCGATGCGCTCGAACGCGGCGGGCTGCGCCTGCGACGACGATCGCCTCTGGCCGCGGCGGCGCGGCGGGTTCTCGCGGTGCTGCACCAGCGCAGGGTGTCGGCGGCATGA
- a CDS encoding type II secretion system F family protein yields MSGAALALALALLVAPAAPDGRCEAVGLRQSRRRRSLVLPGAVVAGVALAVMLPVGAVAACAVIGVTFWVRRRRRIRAGRRATESRALQGALDVLVAELRVGAHPVAAFGVAATEVDGPVSESLRAVAARGRLGADVAAGLRGVSDGSLLPAHWERLAVCWQLAQDHGLSIATLMQTAQRDIVARERFLIDVDAGMTGARTTAAVLAGLPVLGVGLGELIGAQPLGFLFSSTVGGWLLAVGVTLACSGLLWSDHITARVLR; encoded by the coding sequence GTGAGTGGCGCGGCGCTGGCGCTCGCGCTTGCCCTGCTTGTGGCACCGGCGGCCCCGGACGGCAGGTGCGAAGCGGTTGGCCTTCGGCAATCGCGTCGACGCCGGTCACTGGTGCTTCCCGGCGCGGTGGTGGCCGGCGTGGCGCTCGCGGTGATGTTGCCGGTCGGCGCCGTCGCGGCCTGTGCTGTCATCGGGGTGACGTTTTGGGTGCGCCGACGACGGCGGATACGTGCGGGCCGCCGTGCCACCGAATCGCGTGCATTGCAGGGAGCGCTGGATGTTCTCGTCGCTGAACTGCGCGTCGGTGCCCACCCGGTCGCCGCGTTCGGTGTCGCGGCCACAGAGGTCGACGGCCCGGTCTCGGAGTCGCTGCGCGCGGTGGCGGCGCGCGGTCGGCTCGGCGCCGACGTCGCCGCGGGCCTCCGCGGCGTGTCCGACGGATCGTTGCTGCCTGCGCATTGGGAACGGTTGGCCGTCTGCTGGCAACTGGCGCAGGACCATGGTCTGTCCATCGCGACGCTGATGCAGACCGCCCAGCGGGACATCGTCGCGCGGGAACGATTCCTCATCGATGTCGACGCCGGAATGACAGGCGCGCGGACCACCGCCGCCGTGCTCGCCGGGCTGCCGGTGCTCGGTGTCGGACTCGGCGAGCTGATCGGCGCACAGCCGCTGGGCTTCCTGTTCTCCAGCACCGTGGGAGGCTGGTTGCTGGCCGTCGGCGTCACGCTCGCGTGCAGCGGCCTGCTGTGGTCGGATCACATCACTGCGCGGGTGTTGAGATGA
- a CDS encoding phage holin family protein, whose translation MPGRKCSVSDRRDGVPTTVTSIPLVDPHAPKENPSIGDLVKDATAQVSTLVRAEVELAKAEITRDVKKGLTGSVYFILALVVLFYSTFFFFFFLAELLDTWLWRWVAFLIVFALMLVVTGGLALLGYLKVRRIRGPQKTIESVKETREALTPGHDKDKAITASPNGEGPGAQTDPSGW comes from the coding sequence ATGCCGGGGAGGAAGTGTTCCGTGAGTGATCGCAGGGATGGCGTGCCGACGACCGTGACCTCGATACCGCTGGTCGACCCGCATGCGCCCAAGGAGAACCCGTCGATCGGTGACCTCGTCAAGGATGCGACGGCCCAGGTGTCGACGCTGGTCCGCGCCGAGGTGGAACTGGCCAAGGCCGAGATCACCCGCGACGTCAAAAAGGGCCTCACCGGCAGCGTCTACTTCATCCTCGCCCTGGTCGTGTTGTTCTACTCGACCTTCTTTTTCTTCTTCTTCCTCGCCGAACTGCTCGACACCTGGCTGTGGCGATGGGTGGCGTTCCTGATCGTGTTCGCGCTGATGCTGGTGGTCACCGGCGGGCTGGCCCTGCTCGGGTACCTCAAGGTGCGCCGCATCCGCGGGCCGCAGAAGACCATCGAATCGGTCAAGGAGACCCGCGAGGCCCTCACCCCGGGCCACGACAAGGACAAGGCCATCACGGCATCGCCCAACGGTGAAGGTCCCGGCGCGCAGACCGATCCGTCAGGCTGGTAA